Genomic window (Rosa chinensis cultivar Old Blush chromosome 6, RchiOBHm-V2, whole genome shotgun sequence):
AGATGCTCAGCGATAAAAGTTCAATTGTTGCACACCATGTGTTTGACACCCTAGCTGAACCAGTGGGGCATTTcatgattttcgaaaaacctatacttcttgttttactctcagtttttgaTATCTTAAAGGAAAatcttcaatgatcattttgaacTTGGTTTCGTGAAAAACGGAGCTAAAATGAGATACTTATGCTATTTTGAAGTTACTGCactgtttcaggatttctgcAGAATTCAGCATTTCTGTCACTTTGGATTCTTGTTTGACCATCCATTTGAACTGCGAATAGCATGAAACTGTGTaaaatagtagctttgcatgtctacttgaaatctggaaaGTTGTGCTTGAAATCACTGAAAGAATAGTTggtggtgaatttttctttcttgttaccAGTTTTCTGAAACTGTCTCAAGCTTGCAGCTTATTTTGACTCTTAGAATGCTTATGAGTATGTTTGGGTATTTCCAGCAATTTTTCTGGTTTCAGTTCGTgttttttcaacttgaaaatcaAACCCTTTTGATTATTTTTTGTATAACtgtttcatatgaaaacaaaaatgagttgattttgattttagagtttttcttttgttttccaaaTCGGAAAGAGACATGTGTCTAAGTGTGTAACATAGACCAGAGGTCCTCATGAGTGCTTAGAGGTATTTAGTCTTTGTTAGTTGCTCAGTTTTACACTCTTTCATGTTTAGTTCTTCATATTCTAAAGGTTTTTCATGATGGTTTTATCTGCTCATGATGCTGAACATTGACAAAATTCATTTGGTCAATTGCCCTGTTTTGGTTATCCATGTGAGTAACTCCTTTCCTTTAAATTATATTTATTCTGTTTCTCAGATTTTTGTGAATCTAAATATAGTAAGCTATTAATGTAGATTAATGGCATAAGAGATCTTCAACTCATGCACTGGTGCACTAGTACTTCATTCGACTTGCAGAGATTTAATTGATAATTATCAAAAGAAAGGAATTAATATTTTGTGACTATGTTATgattctttgcttttgctcttccTCATTTCATGAACAAATGGAGACACTCTTGAGTATTCATCTGAAGAAACTTTGTGAATCATATACAAAATAGGCACAAAAGGGGCTTCAATTTCTCGTTTTCATTTTTAAACATAATACTTTCACATAGAAGGGAAAATCCTCTTTTTCCAGTAAGAAAAACCTATCCGTGTTAAAGTACTAAACTTAATACAAATTAAAGGTAGTAGCTACCTGCAATATATTTAAAACCTCTAGCCAAAGGCCACACAGCCTTtacaaattttattattttgtgcAGCTATTATTTAGGTCTGTTTAGCTTCTGAACAGTTGGGCTTTTGCAGGGATATTATGTCATAACGTTTTTGAAATGTGAATTGGTCAAGGGGGAAATCACAGTTTGGCCTTTTAGGTTTACATGTTCCCTATTTGCCCAGAAAATTGTGGGTACCATTATACAAATTTAACTATCTTTCATGGCTCTTTCCCCTTGAATTAGCCATTTTAATAATTTATTGTATCTAGCTGGATTGGACATGTATTCTTTTTTTCCAAACTTTATTGTGCCATTTTGGTGCTAAGTTTCCAATATTTAGGTAAATATGGGTTGAACCTTCCACAAGGGATGGCCATCATGTGTTTAGGTAAACTTCATTGTGCCATCATGTGTTTTCTGGTTGAAGGTGTAGAAGGGATGCCCTGATTGATTTTGCAGATTATCTTGATAATGTTCACTTAATGCAAATGCAATGGCAGGCTACTGTAGGACCATGTAACACACTAGAGTCGAATGCTTGGAATGCAGTAGAGAAAAGCAAATGGAGCAGGTATGCTTACATACGAGAGTTTATTTCACTCTGCTTGTGCCAAACAACATGTTTGTGAATTTATTTTGATTGATGTTTCGTTGTTTCTATTTCACTCTGCTTTCTTACCTTGTCATTCGAAGTTTAAATATTTCCATAACCACTTGAGAGTTACTTGCAGAATTTCATTCAAACTGTGTGTACTCATGGCTAACAAAATGGGGGACATGCTGCCCCGTGTGCAAGCATGATATGAGAACAAAATCTGTGAATCGTGAGGTAAGAGAGTGGGGTGCATCCTCATTAATTATTTAGTGTTCCACAGTTGAGTCTTGTTTAAGTTTTTTGAATATTAAGACTCTGGGACAACCTCTATTATGGTACTTGCAGTCCTAGCTTTCTTGATTGTGATGTATGGGCCAATAATGAACTGGAAAATATCAAAGTTTGATTGTTACCAATTTTCTGAAAATGTCTGAAGCTTGCATCTTATTCTTTTAAATCTGTTCTATTTCGAACATGCATAGGCATAGGCGCTGTAAGTTTCACCATCTAACTTATTGATTAATTTGCTTGTATTTAGGGCATTCCTCCTTAACCTAGCAACAAGGAGTGCGGGTACTTTATCATGTGCTACATGAGAGATATCATTGAGGATAAAGACATGTCATTGTTTCCTTCCAAGGTATCAACATAGCTATAAATATAGTCACTTGACTCAATTTCTCATAACTTTGTTATTATATCCATGCCTCATTCACCAAAACGATTAAGTAATCCCTTTGATATAATAAATcaatttcagtgggagaggagaggcagcaaCTAATACACCCAAGCGGATATTGATAAAGTACGAAATGAatgggggaagtttgttgtcaacacatatgtgcatGAGCCATGAAGTAGCGCGCTTGTTGCTGGTCCATTTTTGCTAAGGAAAGCATTTTTTTTTGTGCTTCGCTGTTGGCCCATAgtcatgcaccatgtgtggCATGTTTTGAAAAAATAGATACATatgtatcagctttttgatgtcccaagtagatgggcatgcactaaatacttttcttgtttaaaatgttgggttcaatgattagtggtttgcaatgtttatatttgatagtttgcaatgtttatatttagtatgtaaatggatcaaatgcacAATCTAAATTAGGAATGAGATTtgttcaaataatcagacaacagaatagaTATAATGATAAttgcccgttgtctgaatggccaaaaatggagacaaatcacactgcaatcattcatatcacacatcggtttttaacaaatcactgtcttctaatctacactcacacaacagaagtaattgaactctgttgtctcaaagttaatcagacaacacacaaaataaaagtttgttgtctgacaagcttaacatacaacagtttgaaaacaagcactgttgtctgaaggcagcacCGCACCTGCCGCGCAGCTGCGCCTAGTATCTGCCGggccatctgccgagctatcagaCAACATGTTTAACACATACCCGTTGTCTGTTTatttctcagacaactgtgttccaccgttgtctgaattttcatcaGACAGCGGCTCGGTCTACAACGGTGGGTCTCCAAATCTCAAAACGGTTttttgccgttgtctgataatgtttttggtgtagtgtttgCTGCAAAATCTATTATCTCTTGAGTCTCTTTCATTCCCCTAATTGCACTACTAGCAATAACTTTCCTCCCTAttatttccaaaaatagaagaagaagaagtgttaATTAGTATTCCACCCTTTGAAAATATGATTTTGAAAGAGAAGTAGGGAAATTACCCATAATTAAAGGGAAGACGGGAAGCTCAGATGGTTCCACTGGAGCACCCACCAAAACTAGTTTTCTACTAGTTTTCAGCAAGCCAATCAATGGAAGGAGAGAGCGAGAAGCAGAAACAGTGTCGATGATACCATCCATGGTGCCCAAGGCAGCCTAAAAACATGAAAATATTATCATCACATTTTGATTTTCATCGACCGGGTTTTTTTTAGTTACATTGAAGGAAAATCGAACGTTTGACCTAACCTCTCATAATTCTCGACCTACTCTGACCATTTGGGCAAACTAGAAAGGCCTAATATATTGATTAATAAAAGAAATCAGTGGTATTTTTTAGTATCTTAGTGTCACTTACTATTGGATTTAGATCTAAGGGTTtagattaaataaaaatattttaagtGTTTTAATCTCAATCATGGAACTTAAATTCAATGGTAGGTGACCATAAACTTCTTATTCACATGATGCTCTCTTCATATATAGATAATATATAATGAAGGGCAACAAATTAAACTCGGTACTTAATTACCGCCAATTTCTCATGGTCATGACTGATCAAAAATGAATCTGCACCAAGTCGTTCCACTGCTTCCTTTTCCTTACTCGGAGAGGAACTAATCACAGTGACCCTTGCTCCAAAAGCTTTGGCAAACTTCACGGCCATATGACCTATACCTCTAAGCCCAACAACACCCAAATGTTTATCGCTACTGGGCTGGGGGACTAGTCCGAAATATTTCAGGGGGCTATACACGGTAATCCCAGCACACAATTGCGGGGCGGCACCGGCTAATGGAATGTCATTTGGGATTCGGACGACAAAGTGCTCTTCCACAACAAACTTATCTGAATATCCACCAAAGGCTCTTGTTCCATCTTCATATTGTCCATTGTAGGTCCATAACATTTTGGGGCAATAATTTTCCAAGTCTTGTTTGCAGTTCTCGCATGAGCCACATGAACCCATAATGCACCCTACTCGGGCTACATCTCCAACTATTGAGACTAATATTTGCTACATTTTTAgcacattttacttagttattctcttaacaatgtcatttctaacttgtttcgtgtttttaggtagtttttGAGTCTGAAAATGGAAGGCAAAGAGTTATATGCGCagaaatgagaaaaaaaaaatggagaaatgaagttttcctagtTCTACCAGGAAATGGAATCCCAGtcgaagtaggaatcctaatgcaactaggaaaAAGCTTggaaaaatgatgttcggaatgaaaaaatgacagagtcccagttggactaggaaacctgatcatACTAGGAGTCTTGATGATGCTAGGAGACCTGGTAAGACTAGGAGATGCTatgtcttgaagatgactcaagatagttcaagaatgttctagattaaTGAAGAATTTCGGCAATCATAGAGATGGATTTCGAATTGGCCAATTTGAGAAGcctggcccaaagattgaagcatgtgacttgcacatgagtctctAGAATGATCCATGACATCTTGAGGAGTCCATGGCCCATTTATATTGCTTTATGCCgtgacaattaaaagaaaatactaGAAGATTTCGGCAATGCACATTTTGGGATATTTTTGGATTTCTattgaattttggagaagaaaataaaggaataaatattgaatttGGATTCCTGATTCCATTCTACATACTTGGAGGCCGAAATATGGTCTAGATACATGGTGAATTCGGCAACAAAGAAAGGTGACttgttctctacttctcaaggaaTATTTTCATTGGTCGAATGGTGTCACAAGTAGATTTCAACCTTGATTCTCAAGCGTATGCCGTgcactatataaaggaggtttgtgaagacattctacacaccacaaaattcagaatcaaacACCACAAACACTTCCCCTTCTCTTCCAAGTTTCGGCAATTTCAAGAAAATCAAAGTTCAAGGCCGTGAAGCATCCTCCtctccattcaagcatccttgccgtGGTCCTCATtcattccaccaccttttgaagcttcttgcatccttgaagatcaaaaagtgtaaccatgaactccataatttgttttcggtttttgaATGTAAAACAATTTCGGTTTCTTATGAATTTGCGATTTTGTTTTATGCTTCTGGATTGTGTTATGCGATTTCTTGTGATGATGAAGCattgattttagatatgtagttttcgaatactatgaagcatgttttaggttttctaaTTGAAAATTTGCGATTTCTTTATGTGATagcatgattgttaatttcgagcttcaatcccatcttttatgtgttaattgatctttggatgcatacttaggttgatgaacatgtaaCTGAATTCATATTAaggtgctagcgttctaggctttaattatttaagtggaaaacctataattacttaggtaaattaacaatgagtcttgcatgcttgattagcgttctaacttgtgttcttggcttgaattgatcaaacttccaatATTGTTAATGCGTTaaaagtgtttttgttagtgattagctaccactagtaatttcatgattaatagggttaactatggtacattcatctagttaatttaattaaaggaagtaaaaagaactttgtatgcattcatctttgttcttggttgattttatgctataacatattttgattcgtgatttgatgtttgaaaccttgccaacgtGTTAATAGTAGTTAATTACATCTAAATTCGTTCCATTCATATATTTCTACCTTGATTCtgtgttttgatgtgtcacatgtatatatttagttagttgttaaattaaataaaaatcctaAATCCCCTTACTTATGTAACTCGTAAAATGTATATgtattctttaatttgtttctctaatgttttatttttcaggaattaataAGGCCCTAATCCTCGATTGAGAACGATACCTTACTTActcttactacattgatagggttttaaatCGAGCGCTAATTTTGTGCAAGTTACCAACTTTAAATTTTTTGACATTGAGCCCAACCTTGGTCACTTGGTTGCATGCCTACAAAAATGATCATACAAAACCTTACTATAGTTATATGTAAAACaaaaaaggattaaattctgcttactaccatgtactttcaagggttagtcaattcagtccctgcacttttaatttaatcagaaaagtcctcacactctctaatttcatcaaatcgatccattccgtcactattccgtcaattttctctgttaaggtgctgacgtggcatatTTTCACAGAGAAATTCCCAAAAATACCCCTACTCAAAGCCTCTTCCTACAGAACCATGCTTCACTCTCTCTCCCacttcttcttccccaaaccctctttccctctctctttctctcttctccccacccaaaaaaatggaggagaaaaagaaaacccatCTCTTCTTTTCCATCACCTTCACTCTTCTGCTCTCCTTCTCCGTCGCCCTTGACCACCGGACCCTCCTCTTCTCCCCCTTCCCCTCCGCCCCTACTCTCCCCCAACCCGAATCCTTCTCCGCCACCTCCGAACCCGACCCAGATTCCATCTCCCTCCAACTCCACCACCTCGATGCCCTCTCCTCCAACCAAACCATCTCCCAGCTCTTCCACCTCTGCCTCCACCGTGACGCCCTCCGCTTCACCTCCCTCACCTCTCCCTCAACCGCATCGGCGTCGGCACTCCCCCTAAATACCTCTACATGGTCCTCGACACCGGCTCCGACGTCGTTTGGCTCCAGTGCGCCCCCTGTAAACACTGCTACTTGGACTCTAGGAGGCTGGATGATGGAGTCGAGGCAAGACCCGAAGCTGCAGTTGTTGATCCAGGCGAAGTTGGGGTCGTGGTGGGAGAATTCAGCGGCGATTTTGGAGGGGGTGATGAAGGAGAGTTTGGATCGCCGTTGAGGGTGTGGTTGCGGGAGGAGGTTGTGGTCGGGATGGTCGCCGAGGGCGTTGAGGACGGAGTGGGTCTGGGCAACGTGGGAGACGGCGCGGGTCATGGCGGCAATGACTTTGGGGTCGGAGAGGTGGGGCATCTGGCTGAGGAGGATGAGGATGGTTGCTGGGGTATGATCAACTGGGGCTGGCCACGTTTGTGTGTGAGTTTGTGTTTATACTAAACAAAATGATGAGCCAaatttcttgttttgtgttttgcttACTGAATGGTTCATTCTGGGCTTGTTTTCTGAGTTTCTGGTTTAGGTTGATGGTGTTGAAAGCACAGAGTCCTCTCATTGATTGTTGGGGGTTTTGTCTTTGTGAGTTGCTCTTGATTTCAGTACTCTTGCTTGGATGAGTTCATATTTGGAGTCTTTGATGTGTTTTGGTATGCATTTGATTTTAGTATGACCTTCCAAGTGAGCTAGTAGTGGGGATCGATCTTGGGAAGTTGGTTGAGAATTGAACAAGGGAAGGACTGAGAAGGAGAGTAAACAGAATATACTTGTATgggtattttgggaatttcCCTGTGAaaaagtgccacgtcagcaccttaACAGAGAAAATTGATGGAATAGTGACGgaatggatcgatttgatgaaattggagagtgcgaggacttt
Coding sequences:
- the LOC112171165 gene encoding probable mannitol dehydrogenase; the protein is MSKAPAQEEAVHAYGWATRNSSGILSPYHFTRRANGDNDITTKIQYCGICHGDIHLVKNKIWPTIYPTVPGQMPHLSDPKVIAAMTRAVSHVAQTHSVLNALGDHPDHNLLPQPHPQRRSKLSFITPSKIAAEFSHHDPNFAWINNCSFGSCLDSIIQPPRVQVAVFTGGALEPNDVGAGVEDHVEVFRGSADADAVEGEVREVKRRASRWRQRWKSWEMVWLEERASRWWSWREMESGSGSEVAEKDSGWGRVGAEGKGEKRRVRWSRATEKESRRVKACNQVTKVGLNVKKFKVVGDVARVGCIMGSCGSCENCKQDLENYCPKMLWTYNGQYEDGTRAFGGYSDKFVVEEHFVVRIPNDIPLAGAAPQLCAGITVYSPLKYFGLVPQPSSDKHLGVVGLRGIGHMAVKFAKAFGARVTVISSSPSKEKEAVERLGADSFLISHDHEKLAAALGTMDGIIDTVSASRSLLPLIGLLKTSRKLVLVGAPVEPSELPVFPLIMGRKVIASSAIRGMKETQEIIDFAANTNVAADVEVIPMDYVNIALERLEKGDNVKYCFVTTR